A window of the Cardinium endosymbiont of Culicoides punctatus genome harbors these coding sequences:
- a CDS encoding sodium:solute symporter family protein, producing the protein MNIDFLIVAIFLMATLVIGFHYTLKETTFQEYAVGDKKIGTWVLAASLLATYTNGITIEGMTWMYSLGLLSLINRFSMTIGFLFIARFVLIKSKDMITNHYSMSDFLGKLYGFWCRQLSAWIVVAGAILIMAGLIFSMQEVAGMLYPMQSNEKYIFTLIICGCVCVYSLWGGAKSVTYTDLYQFLFFGLSLPLIILVLFYTGKRDFATGIAHLQQMPSFSLTKVYQNIELTSAFLLSTLTALLRDPNTMVQRLFVVRSVRQVQGSFYKFAFGMLGIHVLFFIVACLMHIKGHVLAPNQTVVDYLLQLNAFPGMRGILASVLLALLMSTMDSMLHVATVTITGDIISHREESQHNITIVRMVCFCSCLLAFILAMHAKSLLHITRQYVVLSRGIMVVFMVTLLGFRPRGKVVVTVLGISTLHALYKMIWTPFVKDEEIVLQIGSIVAALFLGHYLFPKLPNTGWVKEVNLDVILQNQQTIRFWKQRLRTIEKILYIGHWAKYYPKSESTFFALGFYMIVSGTVGLFTMDTDRYFPSHIYWYFIPLVLGTLCATYPMTHSYKRGGNIFTHFIMWPLLLFVGLFISGIVMLVMGAYHPAICVIFVLNILIIYLLLSLPTAFGILLIGSMCMVMPFAHKLGYSFITSSFPSTFSIDIFLSWHGREVAAIVLLLIALICLAIHHKHYRRTMRRKMQEQDYTKNYAQRVELDHIQRVAYWEKLNPIDAGQELIEIANQMESKQKSILETKKELTLSKANVAEMADDIETIRNIGLFIKEADYDKYHRNYNIEIKKDIGHAFSLDDLLEDVYHKYRYLVKDRGEETPEILFDNHVKGLFIKADREKLRHMLIQNLLYTPHQGDLLVVTLQSTQLSYRYQIDKQTPQNSERSEKGIAIAISSPTERLAIADTYGSAPPSSYFYSKRY; encoded by the coding sequence ATGAATATAGATTTTTTGATTGTAGCCATCTTTTTGATGGCCACCTTAGTCATTGGCTTCCACTACACCCTTAAAGAAACAACCTTTCAAGAATATGCCGTAGGGGATAAAAAGATAGGTACCTGGGTACTGGCAGCATCTCTGTTGGCAACGTATACAAATGGAATTACCATAGAAGGTATGACCTGGATGTATAGTTTAGGGTTATTGAGTCTTATTAACAGATTCAGTATGACTATTGGATTTCTATTCATAGCTAGATTTGTTCTAATTAAAAGTAAAGATATGATAACAAATCATTATTCTATGTCTGACTTTCTGGGAAAATTGTACGGTTTTTGGTGTAGGCAGCTTAGCGCGTGGATTGTAGTAGCTGGCGCCATACTGATTATGGCTGGATTAATCTTTTCCATGCAGGAAGTGGCGGGTATGCTTTATCCTATGCAGTCAAATGAAAAGTATATATTTACATTAATTATATGTGGGTGTGTCTGTGTGTATTCATTATGGGGTGGAGCCAAATCAGTAACCTACACAGACCTCTATCAATTTTTATTTTTTGGTCTTTCCCTACCCCTCATTATACTGGTACTATTCTATACGGGAAAAAGAGACTTTGCAACTGGAATAGCCCATTTACAACAGATGCCATCATTTAGTTTAACCAAAGTATACCAAAATATAGAATTAACCAGTGCCTTTCTTCTTTCTACTTTGACAGCCCTACTCAGGGATCCTAATACAATGGTACAACGCTTATTCGTCGTAAGGTCTGTAAGACAAGTACAGGGTTCATTTTATAAATTTGCCTTTGGCATGTTAGGTATCCATGTACTATTCTTTATTGTTGCCTGTCTGATGCACATCAAGGGACATGTACTAGCTCCTAATCAAACTGTAGTAGATTATCTATTACAGCTCAATGCTTTTCCAGGTATGCGTGGTATTTTGGCCTCTGTACTACTAGCCCTCCTTATGTCTACTATGGACTCTATGTTGCATGTGGCCACAGTTACTATCACAGGAGATATCATATCTCATCGTGAAGAATCCCAACATAACATAACCATAGTACGTATGGTCTGTTTTTGTAGTTGTCTATTAGCTTTTATACTAGCTATGCATGCTAAAAGTTTATTACATATTACTCGACAATATGTTGTATTGTCTCGAGGTATCATGGTAGTATTTATGGTAACTTTATTGGGTTTTAGGCCACGTGGTAAAGTAGTTGTAACTGTTTTAGGCATATCTACCCTACATGCCCTCTATAAAATGATATGGACGCCTTTTGTGAAAGATGAGGAAATTGTGTTACAAATTGGCTCTATTGTTGCTGCCCTTTTTCTTGGTCACTACCTTTTTCCCAAGCTGCCCAATACCGGCTGGGTTAAGGAAGTAAACCTAGATGTAATACTACAGAACCAACAAACCATCCGTTTCTGGAAGCAACGACTCCGAACCATTGAAAAAATACTTTACATAGGTCACTGGGCCAAGTATTATCCCAAGTCAGAATCTACCTTTTTTGCCTTGGGTTTTTATATGATTGTATCTGGTACAGTAGGCCTTTTTACCATGGATACAGATCGCTACTTTCCTAGTCATATCTATTGGTACTTTATCCCCCTTGTCTTGGGAACCTTGTGTGCTACCTACCCTATGACACATTCCTATAAAAGAGGTGGGAATATATTTACACATTTTATTATGTGGCCACTTTTATTATTTGTAGGCCTATTCATCTCCGGAATTGTTATGCTGGTAATGGGAGCCTATCATCCTGCTATATGTGTAATTTTTGTATTGAATATCTTAATAATTTATTTATTGTTATCTCTACCTACGGCATTCGGCATATTGCTGATAGGCAGCATGTGTATGGTAATGCCGTTTGCACATAAGCTAGGCTATTCGTTTATAACGTCTTCTTTTCCTTCTACATTTTCGATAGATATATTTTTATCCTGGCATGGACGAGAGGTAGCTGCTATAGTGCTTTTACTAATTGCCCTGATCTGTTTGGCTATCCACCACAAACATTACCGACGTACCATGCGTCGCAAAATGCAAGAACAAGACTATACAAAAAATTATGCGCAACGGGTAGAGCTAGACCATATACAGCGGGTAGCCTATTGGGAAAAATTGAACCCCATAGATGCCGGTCAAGAGCTTATAGAGATAGCCAATCAGATGGAGAGCAAACAGAAATCCATACTAGAGACAAAAAAGGAGTTGACCCTATCTAAAGCCAACGTAGCCGAAATGGCAGATGATATAGAGACCATACGTAATATTGGTCTATTTATTAAAGAAGCTGATTACGATAAATATCATCGAAATTATAATATAGAAATCAAAAAGGATATAGGACATGCTTTTAGTCTAGATGACCTTTTAGAAGATGTCTACCATAAGTATCGATATCTGGTAAAAGACAGAGGTGAAGAGACTCCAGAGATACTCTTTGATAACCATGTCAAAGGGCTCTTTATCAAAGCAGATAGAGAAAAACTACGCCATATGCTTATACAAAATTTGCTCTATACACCCCACCAAGGAGATCTATTGGTAGTCACACTGCAATCCACGCAACTCTCTTATCGATACCAAATCGACAAGCAGACACCTCAAAACAGCGAACGCTCAGAAAAAGGAATTGCTATTGCTATAAGTTCGCCTACAGAGAGATTAGCTATAGCAGATACCTATGGTAGTGCACCTCCATCCTCGTATTTTTATTCCAAAAGATATTGA
- a CDS encoding HD domain-containing protein, giving the protein MVVHLHPRIFIPKDIETLYLYESLRIIEAHGGYSNIDETEGTTTPLYVLPVDCSDVIRTNTFKGIDLFPEKSCKVLSSLSEEKKLIIALTENQLFTEEEVGKLIDFIKRAHGSTLRESGDPYYTHPIWTAIHTLLEKADRSIVKAALLHDILEDTQVSFPYLQWKFGKRVAQLVEQVTHMKIGSKRFLLSKEEQQLQMEHIERDALIIKLADRLHNVQTLYARSPADQKRVATETLDFFIPLGKKYGINILADGLKVRCEFILDNLKHKDKDKNDTHDHK; this is encoded by the coding sequence ATGGTAGTGCACCTCCATCCTCGTATTTTTATTCCAAAAGATATTGAAACGCTTTACCTGTATGAAAGTTTACGTATCATAGAGGCCCATGGAGGATACAGTAATATAGATGAGACAGAAGGTACTACAACACCCCTCTATGTATTACCAGTAGACTGTAGTGATGTAATTCGAACAAATACCTTTAAAGGCATAGATCTCTTTCCAGAAAAGTCATGTAAGGTGCTTTCTAGCCTATCGGAAGAAAAGAAACTTATCATTGCCTTAACAGAAAATCAGCTCTTTACGGAAGAAGAGGTTGGGAAATTAATAGACTTTATCAAAAGGGCCCATGGCAGTACATTGCGCGAATCGGGAGACCCTTATTACACGCATCCTATATGGACAGCCATTCATACATTATTGGAAAAAGCAGACCGTTCTATCGTCAAAGCAGCATTGTTACATGATATATTGGAAGATACCCAGGTTTCATTTCCCTACCTACAATGGAAGTTTGGGAAACGCGTTGCGCAACTGGTAGAACAGGTAACCCATATGAAAATTGGATCCAAGCGCTTTCTGCTCAGCAAAGAAGAACAACAGCTGCAGATGGAGCATATAGAACGAGATGCCTTGATTATTAAGTTAGCTGATCGTTTGCATAATGTACAGACTTTGTATGCACGTTCACCGGCTGATCAGAAACGTGTTGCCACTGAAACATTAGATTTCTTTATTCCCTTGGGAAAGAAATATGGTATAAACATTCTAGCGGATGGCTTAAAAGTAAGATGTGAATTTATTTTAGATAATTTGAAGCATAAGGATAAAGATAAGAACGATACACATGATCATAAATAA